The DNA sequence GTGTAGGAGTAGCCAGTATGGCATTTTGGGTAAGGTAACAAACTTACTCATGATGGCAGCTGCCTCCTTATTTGTGAGCTTGTGAACAAGTGCTTCATGCAGGGGATGCACAACTTAAAGGAAGACTAAATATAAAGTTCAGACATGTATTTCTTCAAAAGCTCTGTTTTCGTAAATTTTTCATAAAAGAAGGTTAATTACTGGTGCAGGAATTGAAGGCCAATGTTCCCTTCCTTTAATTTTGAGCCATGCTCTCCATAATAGCACTACACTAAATATGTCAATTTAAGGCTAACTAATTCATGTACCCAAGCTTGTTTTCACCGCCTCGAGTTTGTGTTACATCGGCGTAATGTTGGCCCTAGTGACCAGGTGCACAGTGACGTGACATTGCACTCTCGAGTAATTGCACTTATGCGGTGTTCTAGCTTAAAATTTTCTTGCGGTGCTTCATTTTGTGAGTATAGTGCATCAACATAACCTCACCGAATTCAAAGCCTGTTCTTGTACATGGACAATCTGGCACTTGAAAAGTTCTCGAAACTTTCTTGCAGGATATGGCttctttagaatgcaatgtagtgCTTTAGCAATAAAAAAGTTATCAGACCTGAGTAGGCATCAAAATGTGTGATGTCAAAGGAACCTGGTATAGGAACTGCAACCTGTCTTTAGCTTTTtagtcttttctggcttacttAATAGTATTAAtttttagtgtccccttaaggtGAGCTACAAATGAAAGTTCACAACCTGCAAAAGCTCTTTGCAGGGACCTTGAAGTTCCCTGCAGTCGCGGCTTTTTGCCATTTTAAAACAATCGTGATGTTAGTTGTTCCGTTTACTCAGTGAATGGCATCTAGTGCCATGCAGATTTTATATGCCACCATTAAGGGCTTCTGAAATGTGAATGATCAAAGACCGAATCTCCAGGCCCCGCACAACGAATGTCTGTAGTTTTTAGAAGCAAAGTGACCACTTAAATTTTTGCTACTTCTGCTATCATAGCTACAGACACAGGCTAAGTTAGCCTCCCAATCAGCTAGTCCACTCAAAATGCAAGGCTAGTTATCCCCTGCTCATCTTTCCCATGCTCCGCACGAGGTTTAATTTTGTATTCATGGTAATCCAGGCAAAATATGCCTGTTACTATAAGCGCTGGTTATAAATTTGTGTGTTATGCGGGCTCGCGAAAACTGCGGAGAACATTCGCCAAAGATTCAACGCGATATGAGGAAGTAGTTGGCAAATGTCTGATGTACCGCATGAACATACCTGTAGTTCCAGCATATCTGTTTCCCATTAACGGTGGTCTGCTGGCTTACTGgcgtcgtcattttgacgtgCCTTTCGAGGATAGATGACTGCGCGTTCTCCTCTTCACGGAAAGGATTGTTGAAGACCGAAGACGAACCTAGATTGGTAGACTGAAAAGATGGCACAGGCAGCTTCGGCCGATCATTTTTGCCGGGTTGCTTCTTATTCTGATCCTCTTCACCACTTTCGCCGGAACTGCAAATCGAGGTCAGCAACACGAGACATCAGGCAAACATAACTAAACTGAAGCGGAGTGAGTTCGCCAGTACAAAACTATTGACAGAATTCAATGAATGCTTTATACCAGCGGCTGAGGAAGCGCTGGTTATACGTAATATGTGGCACGACAGCAAAGGACGAAGATATCTGCGGCGGGCATACCTTTCACTACTTTCGGGGTTCTCTTCCGATTCGGACGCTGAAGAGCCGTAGTCGGCGACAAGTGAAGACATCATCGTTGCGGGTTGAAGTGGTGTTTAATCCTGTCTGTCCTGGGACGAATGTTTAGCAGTGCATCAACTCGGCGAAGCCGCTAAATAGACCAGGTAACCGCCTAGCCAAACTTAGACCGCTACCTTCGCTTATTTTCACGAGTCTCCCGACTCGCACCAACTGCCTCAGCCCGCCTCGGTCCTCATTCCCTAGCACCGTGGTCCCTAGCGCTAACAAAAAATATAGGGAATTTCGGGCAAGTGTTGTTGTGGTCCCTAGATAGTTTCGTCGTGCTAACGTGCTAATCGACCGGCTGGCACCGCTGGTACGCTCGGATCAGACGACGAGAGGGCGATGTCGAGGCATCACAACCATTGTGCGGCTCGCTCGTTTTCTAATAATGGGAGGAATACTTCTGCGAGGTTCTTTCGATTTCCCAGACAACAGGTAAGCgatattctgttccgcaagcgTGGTCGTGGCGACTATAAACAAACTCGGGTCGTTTCCCTTTGTACCTCTGCTTGATGAAAGCTTTATTCCTGCTTAACCTCTTACCAATAAAAGCGCGAACACGGACGAAAAAGGcacatatacacgcacacacagccGCAACTTCCAGCAATTTATTCCTGCGATCCTGTGTTAGTTGCTACTTTATACACTGACATCAACGTAATCTGAGCAAATTAGTGCGCAAAATTGGGGAAAATACACAATTAAAAAACAAAGACTGACAACCTATCAGTTTTAAGTAATCGTGTTGGCACACTGAGAAAATCTAATTCTTTTGCTAACTGTCGCCCTCATAACTATCAGGGGCAGtcgcaaatcagttctgcggaagcccgccaGGTGGAGAATACATGAAAGGGGGAAAAATGACCAACTTTCCCCTACCGGAAGCTTGGCCTGcgtgctgttgcgtactccagggtagcgtaccgtactgctgccgagaagtagcggcgcctgcctaacgaagctcgaccgacgttacttattgggtagcgtggcgttgtcggcgggctgcaggcatccggtagatcatggcgaccaagcaggggcgagacgatttgctagtgcgaaacttgcacggtttattcagaggtagttgaaagaaaagcatgaagtatgaagtctcaagtaagaagtatctcaaagtacattttggagccccttaaatagctctctacaagtgtgggcgggatcttgcttccatcgatgacacgtgacaggcacagagagagggcccctcctcctgcaataccaaacacgggaaggagaggtcgatcctctctgcgacgaatccggtcgggtgaacgggtcctccggtgcacgtgggctcttgttcagggaaggtcgggtgaatgacctgttgccacgtggtgtcagacgccaaccctaacagtgcaCCACAGGctgtgccggattgcttcggcttcCTGCTCCCTCAGGTCGGGatcttcttctcgttgctgtcggattgcctgtgCTCGGGCGGCTTGGatcggcgagccctttcacgggcgagttctcgccgccgctcgtcgaacgctgcccgttcctcgggggaaTGCACAACGCGTGCCCGGCACATCcattttccgagactgaactgaatggaaacgaagccggcagcagcgcgcgcgaaaccttttcctgccctttcccttcccctctgaagcgaaacggctctgactTGTCGTGCGTGCGCCtatatgcagctggaatccttgctgaTGATTCTCGCTTCTGCGCCAGCGCAGCTGTCATCTCATCAAATTGCCCTTTCCCACAGCtactctgctctgggagcaactgagTTTTGGCATGATCATatcgccaccgaaacttgtgagccaatacaagctttgcTTGAATTGGCATCCACCTGAATtttagcacaaagctacaaaggaaacccatacagggttctcagaaagaaaactttgcagttgaagaaaaaattacaGGGCCTCTTAAGATATCTCTGAAGAGGTGAATGgcaaaagcctactcttcctgCTGTTATCATTCTTATCATTCCTGCTGTTATtatctttcttttagtcattactgctcactactgtgcatttttagtcatttgtaatcaattgtggtcatattacaagccgtcattagacatattggtcatttcagtcattaatAGTCATCataagtcattagtagtcattatgaACCTCTACTAATCTCTATTTTAACATtgtcattcactaactgtcagtatcaatcatttttcattctttaatctatCTTCATATGTCGTGAGGACGCTTTGGCGGATATTCCGGCAGTCATGTCtcctgacacaaacttcaccatgagcctagaaaggctttcaccttaagattcgtcctggtccaggacttgAACCCAGGACCAATGCCTTTCTgaggcggtcgctctaccatctgagctaaccaggaggctagctgatcgcatttcttcaactgcgaggttttcttttatgagaaacccgtatgggtttcctttgtagttttgTGCTACAATTCGGGTGGATCCTGATTTGTCTCTTTCAGGAGTAGGGGTTTGTTGGTGTGTGGCTCATAGTGCCAACAAATGTGGTCATTACAAAGCGACATGTAGGCAAAGATCCAGAAAGTGCATGGTATCATTCTGTGATAGCTCATATGTCACAGCCAGTGGTTTGAGACACTCAAATTTTTGGCAAGTCAGCATGAACCTCAGCCTCTAATTGATCAGAAGAGCAATTAACAGACAAAATATCATCAACGTATCTAAAAGCCTTCACTTCCTTTGTTTCTAGTAATCTTACGGACAGCGTTGCACCTGGTGGGCTAAAAACAGGTCACTAAGCAAGGGAGCAATACAAGAATCTATAAGGATCATTAAGCCGGGTCACTAAGTGTCCTGGCATGACTCCAAACACACTCCAAAATATTGGCTGCGAAAACAACCACAAAAAGAAGTTTGTAGATTCTGCTGAGTGTGTTGTTTATTGCATATCCTGTCATGGTGGTTGCAGTTACGTTGGGCAAACCAGCAATAGCCTGAACGATTATTTGCAAGAACACTCTTACAATGTAAAGAACTTTGCTGGTAGTTTTCTTGCAATGCATTGTAAAACATGTGGCTGTCATCCATTGTTTGACACTTGCAGAATTGTTGGCCGAAGCAAGGATCAGTTTACAAGGGAGATTATTGAAGAAGAGATCGAAAAGCTGGGTAAAATGTGTGCAAGCATGCCATCTATTGCACTAACATCAGCAATAGAATTAAATTTTTATGGGTGTGCCACATGGATTACTTGAAACTGATAGGTTGCCAAGCAGTTGTGTATATTTTCCAGTTTTGCATATTGACTTGCTCCGATTAAGTTGAGGTCAGTTGTGTATAAAGTAGCAATACAATATCGCAAGCATTGTTGGAAaaagtgcctgtgtgtgtgtgtgtgcgcacacgtgcatgcatgtgtgtgtgtgtgtgtgtgtttgtgtgtgtgtgtgtgtgtgtgtgtgtgtgtgagagactTTTTCATCCCTGTTCAGTTCGCACTTTTTAATATTCTTATGGATTAACAATGTGCCCAAACTGCCACCCTGGTTGACATTAATGTTTATTGTTGTCCAAGATTTCGTTCATGTTAAAAAGACACTAACCGTAGGCTTTCAAATAGACTTTGGCGGATCTGTACTGGTCTAATCGAGGCCTCCAACCCCTCCACTCTATTTGCACTGAACAAGCTGCAGACCCTGGCACCTGGGTGAAAtgtcttatattttttttatatctcaTTCTAGATATGCtgtgtggctggattattcaaacaGGATGGACCTGGCGGAGCTTCCGAAAGAGCAAGTGCGCCGAAGCCAATACCTCTGCTCTGACCAtttcactggctccggacaggccgccattggaatatgaacctggcaacgtttaacgctagaacgttatccagtgaggcgagtctagcagtgctattggaggaattagagggcagtaaatgggatataatagggctcagtgaagttaggaggccgaaagaagcctatacagtgctaaaaaaaagcgggcacgtcctgtgctgccagggcttagcggagacaagagaactaggagtcggattcctgattaataagaatatagctggtaacatacaggaattctatagcattaacgagagggtggcaggtcttgttgtgaaacttaataagaggtacaaaatgaagattgtacaggtctatgcccctacatccagtcatgatgaccaggaagtcgaaagcttctatgaagacgtggaatcggcgatgggtagagtgaaaactaaatacactatactaatgggcgactttaatgccaaggtaggcaagaagcaggctggagacaaggcagtgggggaatatggcataggcactaggaatagcgggggagagttattagtagagtttgcggaacagaataatatgaggataatgaataccttctttcgcaagcgggacagccgaaagtggacctggaggagccagaacggcgagactagaaatgaaatagacttcatactctgcgctaaccctggcatcatacaagatgtggacgcgctcggcaaggagcgctgcagtgaccacaggatggtaagaactcgaattagcctagacctgaggagggaacggaagaaactggtacataagaagccgattaatgagttagcggtaagagggaaaatagaggaattccagatcaagctacagaacaggtattcggctttaactccggaagaggaccttagtgttgaagcaatgaacgacaatcttgtgggcatcattaaggagtgtgcaatggaagtcggtggtaactccgttaggcaggataccagcaaactatcgcaggagacgaaagacctgatcaagaaacgccaatgtatgaaagcatctaaccctacagctagaatagaactggcagaactttcgaagttaatcaacaagcgtaagacagctgacataaggaagtataatatggatagaattgaacatgctctcaggaacggaggaagcctaaaaacagtgaagaagaaactaggaataggcaagaatcagatgtatgcgttaagagacaaagccggcaatatcattactaatatggatgagatagttcaagtggctgaggatttctatagagatttatacagtaccagtggcaccctcgacgataatggaagagaaattagtccagaggaattcgaaatcccaaaggtaacgccggaagaagtaaggaaagccttgggagatatgcaaagggggaaggcagctagggaggatcaggtaacaacagatttgttgaaggatggtggacagattgttctagagaaactggccaccctgtatacgcaatgcctcatgacctcgagcgtaccggaatcttggaagaacgctaacataatcctaatccataagaaaggggacgccaaagactagaaaaattatagaccgatcagcttactgtccgttgcctacaaactatttactaaggtaatcgcaaatagaatcaggaacaccttagacttctgtcaagcaaaggaccaggcaggattccgtaaaggctactcaacaatagatcatattcacactatcaatcaggtgatagagaaatgtgcggaatataaccaaccattatatatagctttcattgattacgagaaagcgtttgattctgtcgaaacctcagcagtcatagaggcattacggaatcagggtgtagacgagccgtatgtaaaaatactaaaagatatctgtagcggctccacagccaccgtagtcctccataaagcaagcaacaaaatcccaataaagaaaggcgtcaggcagggagatacgatatctccaatcctattcacagcgtgtttacaggaggtattcagagacctggattgggaagaattggggataaaagttaatggagaataccttagtaacttgtgattcgttgatgatattgccttgcttagtaactcaggggaccaattgcaatgcatgctcactgacctggagaggcaaagcagaagagtgggtctaaaaattaatctgcagaaaactaaagtaatgcttaacagtctcggaagagaacagcaatttacaacaggcagcgaggcactggaagtcgtaagggaatacatctacttagggcaggtagtgacggcggatccggatcatgagacggaaataatcagagaataagaatgggctggggtgcgtttggcaggcattctcagatcatgaacagcaggttgccattatccctcaagagaaaagtatataatagctgtgtcttaccagtacttacctacggggcagaaacctggaggcttacgaaaagggttctactcaaattgaggacgacgcaacgagctatagaaagaagaatgataggtgtaacgttaagggataagaaaagagcagattgggtgagggaacaaacgcgagttaatgacatcttagttgaaatcaagaaacagaaatgggcatgggcaggacatgtaatgaggagggaagataaccgatggtcattaagggttacggactggatcccaagggaagggaagcgtagcagggggcggcagaaagttaggtgggcggatgagattaagaagtttgcaggcatggcatggccacaattagtacatgaccggggttgttggagaagtatgggagaggcctttgccctgcagtgggcgtaaccaggctgatgatgatgatgatgatgatgatggtgatgattatgctGATCCATTCAAAAGGAAACTCTTGTGGTCAGCATTGCCATCTGTCAGGGTCAGGAGTTGGTTCCTGACAGCCACAGGCAAGTTCAGTGCAATGCTTTAGCATTGGCTGCTGAGAGCCCTCGTTAAGTAACATGGTCGATTCTACCAAAAGaaaaaatgcctcactgattgCACAGAAGACTGTTATCAATTTATCAATGACGCAGCCTGCAGGTACAACACTGGAAATATATTCATGCCCACAGATTTCCGCACCTCACTTGATTTaaaacccaggcaccatgctctttggagagcagcagcaaagaataagGGGTGGGGGGCGGGGGAAGAGCAAAGGCATGCTAGACCAGAAACCACATGTCAaagaagccccacatcacaaaacacaCCAGGGTCTACAAATTCGATGCCTTATAGAGAACtgaagagaaggtgaaactttgagagccatTTTCTCAAAATTGcttttttgcctttctgctcagtttccggagctgatttctttgttaccgtttagtctattttgactgtttttttcttttgtcagtcTCGCTATTTTATCTTGACTTTTTATAAATTTATGATATGGCTATTCGTTCACCCCAAAAGTATGCTTGATGCGAAGGTAACATAAAAAATGACACACCCCAAAACTCATGTTGCGAAACAAGGAAGGAAGACTGTCACGACCTTCAGCATGCATCATGTTTTTTAAGCTTCCCAGGCCTTCCAGAAAGCTCAagggagaaaaattctgctcaataaaatgttctcaaggtGTCAatctgaaacttttatggaaacatcagggagacattctaaatATTAGTGCTAATTTTCATCAAAGTCTCTaataaataaggaagttgattttcaaagccacgtccccccttaagacCAAGCTCAAGATCtgttcatttatttttgttttgatgcATGCAGGTATGTGTTTTGCATGTGTTGGCGCATTTATTCTTTTACAGCTTTTTTAATTTCATACTGCCTTTTTGCTTAGTGCTTATCCAAATGTCTCTAGGTGAAGcaaatttttattaaatattgattgcttttttttttttgtatacgaaAGAGCAGAGGAAAACTGCCTGTCACAAGGTCCAGACATTGGGGACCCTGTTGATCTGCAAATGGCAGAAAAGTACTCAGTGTCACCAGAGGGTGAGTAGCTGAACTGTCGCATCTCTCTACAATGATATCTAATGGAATTAAGACATATATGTGAGTCAGCTATTATAGGTGCATACCGTGAAGCAATGCAATTGAGGATCATTTCACTAGTCTCTGTTTATCCTGAACAAATGCTGTCCTTATCAAGCATCCTTTCCTAAAAATTTAATATGATAATTTTTATGCAAAACTGAATCAGAACACCGCCAGTCAGTAGATTGAGGAGGGGTCCACATCCGCCAGCATTGGAAAACGAACAATGTGAAGGTGCGTGGTCGGTGGCATGCGCATGAGCATGCTAAAGCCGGCAGAATGCTTTCAGGCCACCAAACGGGTTGATGTCTTTTACTGGTGTGTCGTCTTTACAAAGACATAATGTTTTGTTATCCTCTAGCAGGCACTTAAGAGAGCCAGCCTGGATCACTCACTCTGTCTCAAGGTCAGCATTAATTTCTGCCCACTGCTGGCTCAagtaattaagaggaagctttagctcgggtgctcctatctaaatacatgtgaaaggagaattcgtttttctctgcaaccactgcaccaaatttggcgaggtttcttgcatttcaaagaaaaacttgtaATATAGTGATTGTTGGTCTCGAAtgttttatttaggttgtcaattttttataaagaagtggcaaaaattgaaaattttcagaaaacgaaactatcaagtgtacaactctgtaactcagcagtgaaaaatgatatcacaattttgttcattgcatctaatagtacatctaaagcagacaaaattgttatgttgcacatgaatgtaaaaaaaattagtatataaatacaacttttgcagaacccttgtatacaatgtaacaaattcacgtaaaatataaattcacatatcgaatttgtccgctttggatgatctaatggatgccgtttactgttaatttgtaaacttcaggCTTCTATCTTTTCCaaactttcgaatatttgaaacacttttttaacaaaattcagctctaaatcaaaattccgcttccaacagtcactagaatttaactttctctctcaaatgcaacaaatttaattaagatcggtccagtgtttttattttgtttcattaccctgaattcggCCAAAGGGCGCTGCAACCGCAAAAGGGTCGCTCTGCTATGCTAAACGTATTACTAAAATGTGAAAATTGCTCGGCACTCCACTATGGCTTAGCTGAGCAACTCGGAGGAGAGCAGACCGTAacgacgctcaactaaaacactctaataacCGAGATAGACAGTGCCActaacccatgatttcaggaagcgAGCGTCACTGCCAACatacgctctctccacttgcccccgtCTAGTCTCCACTAGTGAAATTccctccctgcgttctcccatacaaGAACTGGAGGATCGTGTGACGCATACATCATGAGCCCcgccttcttttctctttctctctttttcccccCTCTGACTTTCTTGCTGTGTGGTGCACTTTCACTGATGGTCTCGCGCGCAAGCTGttgtg is a window from the Dermacentor variabilis isolate Ectoservices chromosome 3, ASM5094787v1, whole genome shotgun sequence genome containing:
- the LOC142575792 gene encoding uncharacterized protein LOC142575792; the protein is MMSSLVADYGSSASESEENPESSESSGESGEEDQNKKQPGKNDRPKLPVPSFQSTNLGSSSVFNNPFREEENAQSSILERHVKMTTPVSQQTTVNGKQICWNYRKGRCRFGHNCKYVHDSDVVGLSGSTQDPEPAEPEVVAASAAAPCKVGNDGASQKHKHKRPGLSDSVTPSKKAMKFYHKTQGK
- the LOC142575793 gene encoding uncharacterized protein LOC142575793 isoform X2, which gives rise to MGGILLRGSFDFPDNRYAVWLDYSNRMDLAELPKEQVRRSQYLCSDHFTGSGQAAIGI
- the LOC142575793 gene encoding uncharacterized protein LOC142575793 isoform X1, with protein sequence MLCGWIIQTGWTWRSFRKSKAEENCLSQGPDIGDPVDLQMAEKYSVSPEGDLHLILKDVVS